In Sphingomonas profundi, the sequence TTATCCGCTGGACGTGGCGGCGCTGCTGATCGTGGAACTGGACGGGCCGGAGGCGGAGTGCGGCCACCTGCTGGCGGAGGTGGAGGCGATCGCGCTGGCGAACGGCGCGGTCTCGATCCGCCTCTCGCAGGACGAGGCGGAGCGGATCGCCTTCTGGGCCGGGCGCAAGGCGGCCTTCCCCGCCGTCGGCCGGATCGCGCCCGATTACTACTGCATGGACGGCACGATCCCGCGTCGCCGCCTGCCCGAGGTGCTGGAGCGGATGGCGGGGATGGCGGAGCGACACGGCCTGGGCGTCGCCAACGTGTTCCACGCGGGCGACGGCAACCTGCACCCGCTGATCCTCTACGATGCGAACCAGCCGGGCCAGCTGGAGCGCGCCGAGGCGTTCGGCAACGACATATTGCGCCTGTGCGTCGAGGTGGGCGGCGTGCTGACCGGCGAACACGGCGTGGGCGTGGAGAAGCGCGACCTGATGCCGGTGATGTTCGGCGAGGTGGACCTGGCGCACCAGCAGCGGCTGAAATGCGCGTTCGACGCCAAGCTGCTGCTGAACCCGGGCAAGGTCTTCCCCACGCTCAGCCGCTGCGCCGAACTCGGCCGGATGCACGTGCATCACGGGCAGACGCCGTTTCCGGATCTGCCGCGCTTCTGATGGCCGCGCTGCGCCCCGAGAGTGAGGAGGAGCTGGTCCGCATCGTCTCCGCCGCCGCTTCCGCCGGCGAAAGGCTGGCGCTGCGCGGCGGCGGCAGCAAGGCCGGCGTCGGCGCGCCGGAGGGCGACGCGACGATCCTGGACATGGGCGGCTTCGCCGGCGTGATCGACTATGATCCCGCCGAGCTGGTGCTCACCGTGGGCGCGGGCACGCCGCTGGCGCAGGTGCAGGCGCTGGTGGCGGGCGAGGATCAGATGCTGGCCTTCGATCCGTTCGATCACGGCCCCGTGTTCGGCGCCGCGGAGGGGGCCGCGACGATCGGCGGCGTGGTGGCGGCCGGCGTCGCCGGATCGCGCCGCGTCTCGGCCGGCGGCGCGCGCGATCACCTGCTGGGCTTCACCGCCGTTTCCGGGCGCGGCGAACGCTTCGTCGCGGGGGCGAAGGTGGTGAAGAACGTGACCGGCTACGATCTGCCCAAGCTGGTGTGCGGCAGCTGGGGGCGGCTGGTGGCGCTGACCGAGCTGACCCTGAAGGTGCTGCCCCGCCCGCGCGAGACGGTGACGCGGCTGTACCGCGGCCTGCCGGCGGAGCGTGGCCTTGCGACCATCACCGCGGCGATGCGATCGCAGGCGAGCGTGGCGGCCGCGGCGCACGTCCCGGGCGATCTCGCCGGCGGCAGCGCGATCACGGCCTTGCGGCTGGAGGGGTTCGGTCCCTCGATCGCGGCGCGCCTGGCGATGCTGGACGACCTGATCGGCCCCGGCGACGATGATGGCGGCGCGCACGACGCCGTCTGGCGCGACGTGCGCACGCTGGCGCCGCTGGACGACGGCCGGCCGCTGTGGCGCGTCAGCCTGCCCGCCGGCGGCTGCCCGCCGGTGATCGCCGCGCTGCGTCCGGACGGCGCGCGCTACCTGATCGACTGGGCGGGCAGCCTGCTGTGGCTGACCCATGACGGGCCGGCCGCGTCGGTGCGCGCGGCCGCCGCCGCCGCCGGCGGCCACGCGATGCTGGTGCGGGCCGATGCGGCGATGCGCGCCGCGACGCCCGCCTTTCACCCGCAGCCCGGCCCGCTGGCGGCGCTGGAGGCGCGGGTGCGGCGCGCGTTCGATCCGGCCGGCGTGTTCGAGACCGGCCGCTTCGGGGAGCGCAACGGTGCAGACTGACTTCTCGCCCGCCCAGCTGGCTGATCCTGCCACCGCCGCGTCGGAGGCGGTGATCCGCAAGTGCGTGCACTGCGGCTTCTGCACGGCGACGTGCCCCACCTACGTGCTGCTCGGCGACGAGCTGGATAGCCCGCGCGGCCGCATCTACCTGATCAAGGACATGCTGGAGCGGGAGCGCGCGCCCACGGCCGAGATCGTCAAGCATGTCGATCGCTGCCTCTCCTGCCTGTCCTGCATGACGACGTGCCCGTCCGGCGTGAACTACATGCATCTCGTCGATCATGCCCGCGCCTATATCGAGGAGCGGTATCGCCGGCCGCTGCGGGAACGACTGCTGCGCGGCATCCTGGCCCGCGTGCTGCCGCATCCGCGCCGCTTCCGCTGGGCGTTGCGGCTGGCGCGGCTGGGCCGGCTGGCCGCGCCGCTGCTGGCGCGATCGGCGGCGCTAAGGCCGATCGCCGCGATGCTGGCGCTGGCACCCGCCCGCGTGCCGCCGGCGGCGAGGCCCACGAACGCGCCGGTGCCGGCGGCGAAGGGCCGCGTCGCCCTGCTGCAGGGCTGCGCGGAGCCGGTGCTGCGGCCGGAGTTCCGCGCCGCCGCCGTCCGCCTGCTCAACCGCGCCGGCCACGACGTGGTCTTCGCCCCGGGCGAGGGGTGCTGCGGCGCGCTGGTGCACCATATGGGCCGCGATGCCGACAGCCTCGCCGCCGCACGCCGCAACGTGGACGCGTGGAGCCGCCTGATCGACGCGGGCGGCCTCTCCGCGATCCTCGTCACCGCATCCGGCTGCGGCACGACGATCAAGGATTACGGCTTCATGCTGCGGGATGATCCCGCTTATGCGGAGCGGGCTGCGGCGGTGTCCGCGCTGGCCAGGGACATTGCCGAGTTCCTCATCGGCTGCGATCTGCCGGCGGGCGAGGGGCGGGGGCTGACGGTGGCCTACCACGCCGCCTGCTCGCTGCAGCACGGCCAGAAGGTGACGGAGGCGCCCAAGCGCCTGCTCGTCCACGTCGGCTATGCGGTGCGCACGCCGATCGAGGCGCATCTGTGCTGCGGTTCCGCCGGCACTTACAACATCCTGCAGCCGGAGATCGCCGGCCGGCTGGGCGATCGCAAGGCCGCCAACATCGCGCGGCTGGGGGCGGACGTGATCGCCACCGGCAATATCGGCTGCGCGATGCAGATCGGCCAGCGCGCCGCCATCCCCGTCGTCCACACCGTGGAGCTGATCGACTGGGCCACCGGCGGCCCGCCGCCCGCCGCCTTCGCCACCTTTCCCGAACGGAGACCCGCATGACCCACATCTCGCTCGATCAGGCCAATGGCGTGATCGCCGCCGCTTTCGCCAAGGGCGCGGAACTGGGGCTGAAGCCGCTCAGCGTCGCCGTGCTCGACGGCGGCGGACATCCGATCGCCTTCCAGCGGCAGGACGCCGCGTCGTCGCTGCGTTTCGCCATCGCCGCCGGCAAGGCCGGGGGCGCGCTGGCGCTGGGCGTCTCCAGCCGCAAAATCGCCGAGATGGCGGCCGATCGACCGAGCTTCGTCGCCTCCCTGGGGCCGATCGCGCCGCAGGGCGTGATCCCGGCGGCGGGCGGCGTGATCGTGGTGGACGCGGGCGGACGCGCGATCGGCGCGGTGGGCGTCACCGGCGACACATCGGACAATGACGAGGCATGCGCGCTGGCGGGCATCGCCGCCGCCGGCCTGACGGCGCAGTGAGGAGCGGAGCGATGACGACGATCGACACCATGGTCGAGAAGGCCGGCCTGAAGGTCGCCGCGCCCCTCGCCAGCTTCATCGAGGAGCGGGCGCTGCCCGGCACCGGCATCGATGCCGCCGACTTCTGGCGCGGCACGGCCGCCATCTTCGAACGGTTCGCGCCGGAGAATGCGGCGCTGCTGGCGGTGCGCGAGACGATGCAGGCGCGGATCGACGCGTGGCATGCCGATCGCGCCGGCCAGCCGGTCGATCCCGCCGCCTACCAGGCGTTCCTGCGCGAGATCGGCTATCTGGTGGCGGAGCCCGCGCCCTTCGTCATCTCGCCCGGAGACGTGGACGACGAGGTGGCGCGGCTGGCCGGGCCGCAGCTGGTGGTGCCGGTGCTGAACGCCCGCTTCGTGCTGAACGCCGCCAATGCGCGCTGGGGCAGCCTGTACGATGCGCTCTACGGCACCGATGCGATTCCCGGCACGGCTGCGGGCAAGGGGTATGACGCGGCG encodes:
- the glcF gene encoding glycolate oxidase subunit GlcF; this translates as MQTDFSPAQLADPATAASEAVIRKCVHCGFCTATCPTYVLLGDELDSPRGRIYLIKDMLERERAPTAEIVKHVDRCLSCLSCMTTCPSGVNYMHLVDHARAYIEERYRRPLRERLLRGILARVLPHPRRFRWALRLARLGRLAAPLLARSAALRPIAAMLALAPARVPPAARPTNAPVPAAKGRVALLQGCAEPVLRPEFRAAAVRLLNRAGHDVVFAPGEGCCGALVHHMGRDADSLAAARRNVDAWSRLIDAGGLSAILVTASGCGTTIKDYGFMLRDDPAYAERAAAVSALARDIAEFLIGCDLPAGEGRGLTVAYHAACSLQHGQKVTEAPKRLLVHVGYAVRTPIEAHLCCGSAGTYNILQPEIAGRLGDRKAANIARLGADVIATGNIGCAMQIGQRAAIPVVHTVELIDWATGGPPPAAFATFPERRPA
- the glcE gene encoding glycolate oxidase subunit GlcE; the encoded protein is MAALRPESEEELVRIVSAAASAGERLALRGGGSKAGVGAPEGDATILDMGGFAGVIDYDPAELVLTVGAGTPLAQVQALVAGEDQMLAFDPFDHGPVFGAAEGAATIGGVVAAGVAGSRRVSAGGARDHLLGFTAVSGRGERFVAGAKVVKNVTGYDLPKLVCGSWGRLVALTELTLKVLPRPRETVTRLYRGLPAERGLATITAAMRSQASVAAAAHVPGDLAGGSAITALRLEGFGPSIAARLAMLDDLIGPGDDDGGAHDAVWRDVRTLAPLDDGRPLWRVSLPAGGCPPVIAALRPDGARYLIDWAGSLLWLTHDGPAASVRAAAAAAGGHAMLVRADAAMRAATPAFHPQPGPLAALEARVRRAFDPAGVFETGRFGERNGAD
- a CDS encoding GlcG/HbpS family heme-binding protein — encoded protein: MTHISLDQANGVIAAAFAKGAELGLKPLSVAVLDGGGHPIAFQRQDAASSLRFAIAAGKAGGALALGVSSRKIAEMAADRPSFVASLGPIAPQGVIPAAGGVIVVDAGGRAIGAVGVTGDTSDNDEACALAGIAAAGLTAQ